In Paralcaligenes sp. KSB-10, the following are encoded in one genomic region:
- a CDS encoding dienelactone hydrolase family protein, translating into MERKKASDFPAGVLKLFDSYVHGMIGRREFLDRAAKFAVGGFTAAAMLESLKPNYAYAQQVAKDDSRIKTQYLNYPSPHGSGTMRGYFALPAKPAGKLPGVLVVHENRGLNPYIEDVARRLALENFVAFAPDALTPLGGYPGDEEKATKLFAQLDPKKRIEDFVAGAEFLKSRPECTGKIGAVGFCFGGGVVNTLAVRLPDLAAAVPFYGSQPSAADTAKIKAPLLIHYAGLDERIDAGWPAFEAALKANGIKYQEYMYAGVNHGFHNDTTPRYDEAAAKLAWSRTIAFLNKNLKP; encoded by the coding sequence ATGGAACGCAAAAAAGCCAGCGATTTTCCTGCCGGTGTTCTCAAGCTGTTTGATTCATATGTGCATGGCATGATCGGACGCCGGGAGTTCCTGGATCGAGCCGCCAAGTTTGCGGTAGGCGGCTTTACCGCGGCAGCCATGCTCGAAAGCCTTAAACCCAATTACGCGTACGCCCAACAGGTCGCCAAAGACGACAGCCGGATCAAAACTCAATACCTGAACTACCCCTCGCCGCACGGGTCCGGCACCATGCGTGGATATTTTGCGCTGCCGGCCAAGCCCGCCGGCAAACTGCCAGGCGTTCTGGTGGTTCACGAAAACCGCGGGCTCAATCCCTATATCGAAGATGTGGCGCGTCGCCTGGCACTGGAAAACTTCGTGGCTTTTGCCCCCGATGCCCTGACACCTCTGGGCGGTTATCCTGGCGACGAAGAAAAAGCAACCAAGCTGTTTGCCCAGCTCGATCCGAAAAAGCGTATTGAAGATTTCGTTGCCGGGGCTGAATTTCTAAAATCGCGCCCCGAATGCACCGGCAAAATCGGAGCCGTGGGATTCTGTTTCGGCGGCGGAGTCGTCAATACCCTGGCGGTACGCCTGCCGGATCTTGCGGCAGCCGTGCCCTTTTACGGCAGCCAGCCCAGCGCGGCAGACACCGCCAAGATCAAGGCCCCTCTTCTGATTCACTATGCCGGCCTGGATGAGCGCATCGATGCCGGCTGGCCGGCTTTTGAAGCAGCGCTCAAAGCCAATGGCATCAAGTACCAGGAGTACATGTATGCGGGTGTCAACCACGGTTTTCATAACGACACGACTCCGCGTTACGACGAGGCGGCGGCCAAGCTCGCCTGGTCGCGCACCATTGCCTTTCTGAACAAGAACCTGAAGCCTTGA
- a CDS encoding DMT family transporter yields MTSQIFALVFLAAVFHASWNLIAKRAASAGAAFVLAYRFSSTVLLAPWVIYVLVVNGMAWSGTVVGFILLSSVIHLAYGLSLQRGYQVADLSVVYPIGRGTGPVLASAGAYLWLGEDPSFSKIGGMLCVVAGVLLIATQGNWRIFSQARAWTGVRWGLLVGLLIACYTVADAYSVKWLYIAPVVLDWFCGLTITLIMAPTAWVRRQAVIQQMQGKWRLAVAVGLLSPLGYILVLYALQQGAQVSMIAPLREMSLMIGTVASFFILKEKVSAARLAGCLAIIAGVIALAQP; encoded by the coding sequence ATGACTTCCCAGATCTTTGCGCTGGTTTTTCTGGCCGCTGTCTTTCATGCCTCATGGAACCTGATTGCGAAACGGGCTGCTTCTGCCGGAGCGGCCTTTGTGCTGGCGTACCGATTTTCGTCGACTGTACTGCTTGCGCCTTGGGTGATTTATGTTCTGGTGGTCAATGGCATGGCGTGGAGCGGCACTGTGGTGGGGTTTATATTGCTCTCCAGTGTCATACATCTTGCCTATGGCCTGTCCTTGCAGCGCGGCTATCAAGTCGCCGATCTCTCTGTCGTATATCCCATAGGACGCGGTACCGGGCCTGTGCTGGCTAGCGCGGGCGCTTACCTATGGCTGGGTGAAGACCCTTCTTTTTCCAAGATCGGCGGCATGCTGTGTGTCGTGGCTGGCGTTTTGCTGATTGCGACACAAGGCAATTGGCGTATTTTTTCGCAGGCTCGCGCATGGACGGGTGTGCGGTGGGGCTTGCTGGTGGGCTTGCTGATTGCCTGCTATACCGTCGCTGACGCCTACAGTGTCAAGTGGCTGTATATAGCACCGGTAGTGCTTGACTGGTTTTGCGGCTTGACGATTACCCTGATCATGGCCCCAACGGCATGGGTACGGCGCCAGGCCGTGATTCAACAAATGCAGGGAAAGTGGCGCCTGGCGGTGGCAGTAGGGCTGCTGTCGCCGTTGGGCTATATCCTGGTGCTGTATGCTTTGCAGCAGGGCGCACAGGTCAGCATGATTGCGCCTTTGCGTGAAATGTCCTTGATGATAGGCACTGTGGCCAGCTTTTTCATACTCAAGGAGAAAGTAAGCGCGGCCCGCCTGGCGGGTTGCCTGGCGATTATCGCAGGTGTGATTGCTCTGGCGCAGCCGTAG
- a CDS encoding monovalent cation:proton antiporter-2 (CPA2) family protein: protein MEGMGLLWLALVYLAAGVISVPIAQRLGLGSVLGYLIAGAAIGPFALHLVGDQTGVMHFAEFGVVIMLFLIGLEVRPTVLWSMRGVFFGLGGAQVLATGLALTAAGLALGLDWRQAVALGFILSLSSTAIVLQTFEEKGLRHTPAGSAAFGILLFQDVSTIPMFAALPLLVAGGAGALNSSEQGMLAGFPAWVHALAVLAAVMLVIGAGRYLTRPAFRFIADTRSREIFTASALLLVIAVALLMEAVGLSAALGAFLAGVVLADSEFRRELEGDIEPFRGLLLGLFFISIGAGMDLGLIATQPVLLAGFVIGLMAIKMIVIYLVARLFGVDGRAAALTAAALAQGGEFAFVLLGIASASGIITAGISGLATAAVATSMALTPLTLMGYKRWCAHGLSSIPEPENEAFDDRPDAIVAGFGRFGQIAARLLIVNGFKTSTLDASAEQVELVRRFGRRVYYGDATRLDLLRASGAAEAKLLIVAIDDRDQAERLVEIATRHFPNLTILARAYDRRHAYRLLDKGAHVVERETFEAGLVLGAEALKTLGFKEFQAARAARLFRRHDENMFEALKQVWGDDERFMVATKETSERMNELLAADIQTMLQEPENDQA, encoded by the coding sequence ATGGAAGGCATGGGCTTGTTATGGCTGGCACTGGTTTATCTTGCGGCTGGCGTGATCTCCGTTCCCATCGCACAAAGGCTTGGGCTCGGATCGGTGCTCGGCTACCTTATTGCCGGTGCGGCAATAGGCCCTTTCGCCCTGCATCTGGTGGGCGACCAGACCGGAGTCATGCATTTTGCCGAATTCGGCGTCGTCATCATGCTGTTCCTCATCGGCCTTGAGGTCCGTCCTACTGTTCTATGGAGCATGCGCGGCGTATTTTTCGGCCTCGGCGGCGCCCAGGTCCTTGCTACGGGCCTGGCCTTGACGGCAGCGGGCCTGGCTTTAGGGCTGGATTGGCGACAGGCGGTGGCCCTGGGATTCATCCTATCCCTGTCTTCGACCGCCATCGTGTTGCAGACTTTCGAAGAAAAAGGACTCAGGCATACGCCTGCCGGGAGCGCGGCATTCGGTATTTTGCTATTCCAGGACGTATCAACCATTCCCATGTTTGCCGCCCTGCCCTTGCTGGTTGCGGGCGGAGCCGGCGCATTGAACTCGTCCGAACAAGGGATGCTGGCGGGATTCCCCGCATGGGTCCATGCGCTTGCCGTGCTGGCCGCCGTCATGCTGGTCATCGGCGCGGGCCGTTATCTGACCCGCCCCGCCTTTCGGTTTATTGCCGATACCCGCTCGCGCGAAATCTTTACCGCCTCGGCATTGTTACTGGTGATCGCGGTGGCGCTGCTCATGGAAGCGGTTGGACTTTCCGCCGCTTTGGGCGCATTCCTGGCTGGCGTAGTTCTGGCCGACAGCGAATTCAGGCGTGAGCTCGAGGGCGATATCGAACCGTTCCGGGGCCTGCTGCTGGGTTTGTTTTTTATTTCAATAGGCGCCGGCATGGATCTGGGGCTGATCGCCACCCAGCCTGTTTTGCTGGCCGGCTTCGTCATCGGCCTGATGGCCATCAAAATGATCGTTATTTACCTCGTCGCCCGGCTCTTTGGCGTGGACGGCCGGGCTGCCGCCCTGACTGCCGCCGCGCTTGCGCAAGGTGGGGAGTTTGCTTTTGTGCTGCTTGGAATAGCCTCGGCCTCGGGCATAATCACAGCTGGCATATCGGGGCTGGCGACCGCCGCGGTGGCAACATCCATGGCCCTTACTCCTTTGACCCTGATGGGCTACAAGCGCTGGTGCGCTCATGGCCTGTCTTCAATACCCGAGCCCGAAAACGAAGCCTTCGATGATCGCCCGGATGCAATCGTTGCCGGCTTCGGACGCTTTGGCCAGATCGCCGCCCGCCTGCTGATTGTGAACGGTTTTAAAACGTCGACACTGGACGCCAGTGCCGAACAGGTCGAGCTGGTGCGACGATTCGGCCGCCGGGTATATTATGGCGACGCAACGCGTCTGGATCTGTTGCGCGCTTCGGGCGCGGCCGAGGCGAAACTGTTGATCGTGGCAATCGACGACCGCGATCAGGCCGAAAGATTGGTTGAAATAGCGACCCGCCATTTTCCGAACCTTACGATTCTGGCGCGTGCCTACGACCGGCGCCACGCGTACCGTTTACTGGATAAGGGGGCTCATGTCGTTGAACGGGAAACCTTTGAGGCCGGCCTGGTTTTGGGTGCGGAAGCCCTTAAAACATTGGGGTTCAAGGAGTTTCAGGCGGCACGCGCGGCACGCCTGTTTCGTAGGCACGATGAAAATATGTTCGAGGCCCTCAAGCAAGTATGGGGTGACGACGAGCGTTTCATGGTCGCCACCAAGGAAACCAGCGAGCGCATGAACGAACTGCTGGCAGCCGATATACAAACCATGCTGCAAGAGCCCGAAAACGATCAGGCCTGA
- a CDS encoding DUF4239 domain-containing protein: MNPYDYLLELPDYILFVICILAMGLLTVVATLVMKFVGRFFPNKKGTTLINTMLSGILLPTGMVLAFVANDVWQADEKGRVAVEQEATAIADSLRVAKYLSATDGQPVTALIRNYGRAVIHTEWPMMGRHGGASQEAEDYLENLALKAVELQTGVPNSVRSIGGKELRRYILRIEAARGTRLAIAQSSVRMPKWVAVFVMLFVSACVMAELHLGFRRSLAISMTLFSLGFGVTIFLIAAYDEPFTGVTTISSAPIERALARTYH, encoded by the coding sequence ATGAACCCATACGATTATTTGCTTGAATTGCCGGACTATATACTTTTTGTGATTTGCATCTTGGCCATGGGACTGCTGACGGTCGTTGCCACGCTGGTCATGAAGTTCGTGGGCAGGTTTTTCCCCAATAAAAAAGGCACCACTCTGATCAACACCATGCTTTCCGGGATCCTCCTGCCCACCGGGATGGTACTTGCCTTTGTGGCCAATGATGTCTGGCAGGCAGATGAAAAAGGGCGGGTGGCTGTCGAACAGGAAGCCACTGCGATCGCAGATAGTCTGCGGGTGGCGAAGTATCTGTCAGCGACCGATGGACAGCCTGTCACGGCCCTGATCCGGAATTATGGGCGTGCGGTGATTCATACCGAGTGGCCCATGATGGGACGGCACGGCGGAGCCAGCCAAGAGGCGGAAGATTACCTTGAGAACCTGGCGCTCAAGGCGGTGGAGCTCCAGACCGGGGTGCCCAATTCAGTGCGCAGCATCGGCGGCAAAGAGTTGCGCCGATACATACTGCGCATTGAAGCGGCCCGCGGCACCCGGCTGGCTATTGCACAGTCCAGCGTCCGAATGCCGAAGTGGGTCGCGGTTTTCGTCATGTTGTTCGTATCGGCGTGTGTCATGGCCGAACTCCACCTGGGCTTTCGGCGGTCGCTGGCCATTTCCATGACTCTGTTTTCGTTGGGCTTCGGGGTAACCATCTTTTTGATTGCGGCTTACGATGAGCCGTTTACCGGGGTCACGACCATTTCATCGGCACCGATCGAGCGTGCCCTGGCGCGTACCTATCACTGA
- a CDS encoding DUF1345 domain-containing protein has translation MVSARHFFDNHLRLAITVVVGVAVALALPASWKPDSRILAGWNITVWLYLCLMGWLMMRSDPVRVRKLAEQEDESAGAVLVIMSIASVASLAAIILELSTVKDLPANLRLSHYAFTIATVFGSWCLLGTLFTHHYARLFYRSKANQRPLHFPEGEQNPDYWDFLYFSFTIAVAAQTADVSVMNRAARKAVLAQAVLSFLFNVAIVGLSINIAASLIGS, from the coding sequence ATGGTTTCCGCCCGTCATTTTTTTGATAATCATCTGCGGCTGGCCATCACCGTCGTGGTGGGCGTGGCTGTTGCCCTGGCTCTTCCCGCATCCTGGAAACCGGATAGCCGGATATTGGCGGGGTGGAATATTACGGTATGGCTTTATCTGTGTCTGATGGGATGGCTGATGATGCGTTCCGATCCTGTTCGGGTGCGCAAACTTGCCGAGCAGGAAGACGAAAGCGCAGGAGCGGTTCTGGTGATCATGTCGATTGCATCGGTGGCCAGCCTCGCGGCCATCATTCTCGAACTTTCGACCGTAAAAGACTTGCCGGCCAATCTGCGCCTGTCCCATTATGCTTTTACCATCGCTACGGTTTTCGGTTCGTGGTGCCTGCTTGGGACATTGTTCACTCACCATTATGCGCGCCTGTTCTATCGGTCCAAGGCGAATCAGCGGCCTTTGCATTTTCCGGAAGGTGAACAGAACCCCGACTATTGGGATTTCCTTTACTTTTCTTTCACGATAGCCGTCGCCGCCCAGACTGCGGACGTATCCGTAATGAACAGAGCGGCGCGCAAGGCGGTGCTGGCCCAGGCTGTGCTCAGTTTCCTATTCAATGTCGCCATCGTAGGCCTGTCGATCAATATCGCCGCCAGCCTGATTGGCTCATGA
- a CDS encoding tripartite tricarboxylate transporter substrate binding protein, which translates to MKGSAIYRKLFVEWRRRLSVLACLGFLAAPALAASYPDHPIRWLVPYSAGGGSDISTRLVAQLVSKELGTSIVVENKPGAATIVAAQELRRAAPDGYTVMTAGQGTLVLNPSLYANLAYDANKDFEPVSTLVRLPVVLVVRPNLPTANLQDFVAYVQKNPGKLSFASVGNGSPHHLAAELLLEKIKGTATHVPYKGTPPALQDIVGGQVDFMMADLSAAAPLVRSGKLRALGIPLPERSSTLPDVPTFAQAGLPGFEAYTWQGVVVPAKTPKDIVSRLNLAIAKALADPTVVKKLNDLGIQAMGDTPAKFKSFIASEQQKWGGVIRERHISLH; encoded by the coding sequence ATGAAAGGCTCGGCTATTTATCGCAAATTATTTGTTGAGTGGCGCAGGCGGCTGTCGGTATTGGCTTGCCTCGGTTTTCTGGCGGCTCCCGCGCTGGCTGCCTCATATCCGGACCACCCGATACGCTGGCTGGTGCCGTATTCGGCGGGCGGCGGCAGCGACATATCGACTCGTCTGGTGGCGCAATTGGTGTCCAAGGAACTGGGTACCAGCATCGTTGTGGAAAACAAGCCCGGCGCTGCCACAATCGTGGCCGCGCAAGAGCTCAGGCGCGCAGCGCCCGACGGGTATACCGTCATGACCGCGGGACAGGGTACGCTGGTACTCAACCCCAGTTTGTATGCCAATCTGGCGTACGATGCCAACAAGGATTTCGAGCCGGTAAGCACTTTGGTCAGGCTGCCTGTGGTGCTGGTGGTACGCCCCAATCTGCCGACCGCGAATCTGCAGGATTTTGTCGCCTACGTGCAAAAAAATCCTGGCAAGCTTTCCTTCGCCTCGGTGGGAAATGGCAGCCCTCATCATTTGGCCGCCGAACTGTTGCTGGAAAAAATCAAAGGCACTGCCACCCATGTGCCGTATAAAGGAACTCCCCCTGCCTTGCAGGACATTGTGGGCGGCCAGGTCGACTTCATGATGGCCGACCTGTCGGCGGCCGCACCGCTGGTCCGTTCCGGGAAGCTGCGCGCCTTGGGAATTCCTTTACCTGAGCGCAGCTCGACTTTGCCCGACGTGCCGACTTTTGCCCAGGCCGGTTTGCCGGGCTTCGAGGCCTACACATGGCAGGGTGTTGTGGTACCCGCCAAGACGCCCAAGGACATCGTAAGCAGGCTTAACCTGGCCATCGCCAAAGCCCTGGCCGATCCGACCGTCGTCAAGAAGCTTAATGACCTGGGTATTCAGGCCATGGGCGATACGCCGGCCAAGTTCAAGAGTTTTATCGCTTCGGAACAGCAGAAGTGGGGCGGAGTCATACGCGAGCGCCACATTTCCCTGCATTGA
- a CDS encoding bifunctional DedA family/phosphatase PAP2 family protein, with amino-acid sequence MHALLNDIALHPNWVLLVVFLVAFSESIVLVGTLVPAGVVLFTAGALIGTGAVNVWATLGIAAIGAVCGDGLSYEVGRKYYEQIKTWGLFQRRTALVERGQQFIREHGGKSILFARFIAPVRAIVPFIAGIAHMRRTEFYFANIGSALVWSPAHILPGLVFGASIQLARAVSGRIALILILLVALIWLVAWVTRMAIRNGIPILRKWRDGALLWANQTAPTPPSRTRLWVSMLLDPHKPGSHALLLCTLLFVGSSVLFLIIAQDVFTHDSLVHLDMALFNMLQGLRTWPADHLMVGITELGGVRVRLFVALAVMCWLVLRRCWRTAGYWLAMTIIAEGLVRLLALITNRPRPLNLYSGIEHFSFPSGHATSSMIIYGFLAYLVARRQTPINRAAITVITTVGIVLIGISRLYLGAHWLSDVLAGWSLGVAWLTLAVIIYTQRQVSERLHPRALGGLALAVLLASGAWTFIYRSDSDLSLYTPESRTQTITLTQWTDSTWQKLPKYRVELRSHDKELFVLQWADSADHIQSRLERAGWLAPPAWSTRTTLLWLIPSTAAKELPVLPRYNLGKGSGLAFVLLDPGKPLSRTVLRLWRSDYLLEKSDREPPVPIWYGAFYQEDFKQPGHLFTLGITGNFTDVPALMRLLPADLKILLRPASENIPKRQTILALPATPAPS; translated from the coding sequence ATGCATGCGCTGCTCAACGACATCGCTCTGCACCCGAATTGGGTCCTGCTGGTTGTGTTTCTTGTGGCGTTTTCCGAATCGATCGTCCTCGTTGGCACCCTGGTTCCGGCAGGGGTTGTCCTGTTCACCGCCGGAGCCCTGATCGGTACGGGAGCGGTTAATGTATGGGCCACTCTCGGCATCGCTGCCATCGGCGCTGTGTGCGGCGACGGCCTGAGCTACGAAGTGGGCCGGAAATACTACGAACAGATCAAAACCTGGGGCCTGTTCCAGCGGCGTACAGCCCTGGTCGAACGCGGCCAGCAATTTATCCGCGAACATGGCGGCAAGAGCATCCTGTTCGCACGCTTCATCGCTCCGGTACGCGCAATCGTGCCCTTTATTGCCGGTATTGCGCATATGCGACGCACGGAATTTTATTTCGCGAATATCGGGTCTGCGCTGGTCTGGTCGCCCGCCCATATTCTGCCCGGCCTGGTATTCGGGGCGTCAATCCAGCTGGCCCGAGCGGTGAGCGGGCGGATTGCCTTGATCCTGATCCTGCTCGTCGCGCTGATATGGCTTGTCGCATGGGTAACGCGCATGGCCATCAGGAACGGCATACCGATACTCCGGAAATGGCGGGATGGCGCGTTGCTATGGGCCAATCAGACCGCTCCGACACCGCCTTCCCGAACCCGGCTCTGGGTGTCCATGCTGCTTGATCCGCATAAACCCGGTTCACATGCTTTGCTGCTATGCACGCTGCTGTTCGTCGGCAGCAGCGTGCTGTTCCTGATTATCGCGCAAGATGTATTCACGCATGATTCGCTAGTGCATCTTGATATGGCCCTGTTCAATATGCTGCAGGGACTGCGCACCTGGCCCGCGGATCACCTCATGGTCGGAATCACCGAATTGGGCGGCGTTCGTGTCCGCCTGTTCGTGGCACTGGCAGTGATGTGCTGGCTCGTCCTGCGGCGATGCTGGCGCACGGCGGGTTATTGGCTGGCAATGACAATCATCGCCGAAGGCTTGGTCAGATTGCTGGCCTTGATTACAAATCGGCCTCGCCCCTTGAACCTGTACAGCGGCATCGAACATTTTTCTTTCCCGAGCGGGCATGCTACATCCAGCATGATTATTTATGGTTTTCTGGCCTATCTCGTCGCCCGCCGCCAGACTCCGATCAACCGGGCGGCCATCACCGTCATTACCACCGTAGGGATTGTACTGATCGGAATTTCCCGCCTGTACCTTGGCGCGCATTGGTTGTCGGATGTCCTGGCAGGCTGGAGCCTGGGTGTCGCATGGCTGACGCTGGCTGTCATTATTTATACCCAGCGCCAGGTATCTGAACGCTTGCACCCCCGAGCTCTGGGAGGCTTGGCTCTGGCGGTGCTGCTGGCAAGCGGGGCCTGGACATTCATTTATCGATCGGACTCCGACTTGTCGCTTTACACACCGGAATCGCGGACCCAAACCATTACATTGACGCAATGGACAGACAGCACCTGGCAAAAACTGCCGAAATACCGGGTGGAACTGCGAAGCCACGACAAAGAGCTGTTTGTGCTGCAATGGGCCGATAGCGCCGACCACATACAAAGCCGGTTGGAGCGAGCCGGATGGCTGGCGCCGCCGGCATGGTCGACCCGCACGACACTGTTATGGCTGATTCCGAGCACCGCGGCCAAGGAACTGCCGGTGCTGCCCAGATACAATCTGGGCAAGGGCTCGGGGCTGGCATTCGTGCTCCTGGATCCCGGCAAACCTCTATCGCGGACCGTACTCAGGCTCTGGCGATCTGACTATCTGCTGGAAAAGTCCGACCGGGAACCCCCAGTGCCAATCTGGTACGGGGCTTTCTACCAAGAGGACTTCAAGCAGCCCGGACATCTGTTCACTCTGGGCATTACAGGCAACTTTACCGACGTGCCGGCGCTGATGCGGCTATTGCCCGCGGATCTCAAGATCTTGCTGCGCCCGGCTTCCGAAAATATACCCAAGCGGCAGACCATACTGGCCCTGCCGGCCACGCCGGCGCCATCATGA
- a CDS encoding LysE family translocator, producing MVDFDQVFSIALACIVLIVVPGPSVMFIVGRALSHGRRNALATVAGNSLGTYGVAILVSCGIGVILQESYLLFVAIKILGALVLIYLGVQAIRNRKAINPSLMSQKHSQSALVSMRQGFWVGLTNPKAVIVFAVILPQFVHREIGHSTLQMLMLATIPVMVGFCSDTVWALTAARARAWFARSPARGRAVGALGGLLVMGLGIIMLFSARKA from the coding sequence ATGGTCGATTTCGATCAAGTGTTTTCGATTGCTTTGGCGTGTATTGTCCTGATTGTGGTTCCGGGGCCCAGTGTCATGTTCATTGTGGGGCGTGCGCTGAGCCATGGCCGGCGCAATGCACTTGCAACAGTGGCGGGCAATTCCCTAGGAACGTATGGCGTGGCCATTCTGGTGTCTTGTGGAATCGGTGTTATTTTGCAAGAGTCGTATCTGTTGTTTGTCGCGATCAAGATTCTGGGGGCATTGGTCCTGATTTATCTGGGTGTGCAGGCCATCAGGAATCGCAAAGCCATCAATCCATCGCTGATGAGTCAGAAACATTCGCAAAGCGCCCTGGTTTCCATGCGGCAGGGCTTTTGGGTGGGCCTGACGAACCCCAAGGCGGTTATCGTTTTCGCGGTGATTCTGCCTCAATTCGTGCACCGCGAAATCGGCCACTCGACATTGCAGATGCTGATGCTGGCCACAATACCGGTTATGGTTGGATTTTGTTCCGACACAGTCTGGGCACTGACAGCCGCCCGGGCGCGGGCCTGGTTTGCCCGTTCGCCGGCGCGTGGCCGGGCAGTTGGCGCTTTGGGCGGCTTGCTGGTCATGGGCTTGGGCATTATCATGCTTTTCAGCGCGCGCAAGGCGTGA
- a CDS encoding PIG-L family deacetylase → MSAIRWLAALSVLVWAGCIAPAWAAPGLAECHGMKDLVFVAHQDDDLLFMNPDIHATIGAGGCVQTVYLTAAERGEGMGYMLGRARGVRAAYSYIAQTTNSWLEDVGDFDGRHLARFFLMGDKRVSLIHMRLKDPWLGKGWGSLTPLSRAESVPGATVESLGPYPETYDRAQLVATLAAIIKDYQPTVIRHMDDTINIPYNKLCWRCIGNDHPDHIASARLVRDAIRQEPGNYAEVAYVDYPTQERASNLTAAETSAKTVAFKHYAWEDYRYCPKDPASCKEPAGTAASWVSRTYYVIRHTLAPAIAADSNGGYLLFAVGEANSAANVHGSHDQSWLSLGGRIPGRVAAYNLIDGRTGILARDATGRLWANVRNPDRHWRGWRELVAIRTVDLPLMSRSAQGQPAALAMGNDGIYHYAVEVDSERGESWHWTSLPRLADALPNAAAALDANGNPAVFASDRNGGLWVSSQRLPGVDSWTDWHRLGDVSTSGGLAAQRDVRGLIELYVRDRITGHMLQLIQSQRGAPGEGWDAPRDLGFSYIGQPAIGLNEKGKVAIAALGHDGGRLWLFEGGARAVVLGTHVESSPALRTINGTLYVLGRSNQVRQTYWLWTRGNGNWRAPQLLAAPPANGGASFTGNPDRLPDHPFASPILSAQAGMK, encoded by the coding sequence GTGAGCGCCATACGATGGCTTGCTGCGTTGAGCGTGCTCGTTTGGGCAGGCTGCATTGCGCCGGCATGGGCCGCCCCTGGGCTGGCTGAATGCCATGGCATGAAAGACCTGGTTTTTGTCGCCCACCAGGACGATGATCTGCTCTTCATGAACCCCGATATCCACGCAACGATCGGCGCGGGCGGTTGTGTGCAGACAGTCTACCTGACTGCCGCCGAGCGGGGCGAAGGCATGGGTTACATGCTTGGCCGCGCCCGAGGCGTCCGGGCTGCTTACTCGTATATTGCGCAAACGACCAACAGTTGGCTGGAAGACGTCGGCGACTTCGATGGACGGCATCTGGCCCGTTTTTTCCTGATGGGCGATAAACGCGTATCCCTGATACACATGCGCTTGAAGGATCCGTGGCTGGGAAAGGGGTGGGGTAGCTTGACGCCACTCAGTCGGGCCGAATCGGTTCCCGGAGCGACTGTGGAGTCGTTGGGACCCTATCCGGAAACGTACGACCGTGCGCAGCTGGTTGCCACCCTGGCGGCCATTATCAAGGATTACCAGCCTACGGTCATTCGTCACATGGACGATACCATCAACATTCCGTACAACAAGCTGTGTTGGCGCTGCATCGGTAACGATCACCCGGATCACATAGCCAGCGCGCGCCTGGTGCGCGACGCAATCAGGCAGGAGCCAGGCAATTATGCGGAGGTGGCCTATGTCGACTACCCCACGCAGGAACGCGCTTCGAACCTGACTGCAGCCGAAACTTCCGCAAAAACCGTCGCATTCAAGCACTATGCCTGGGAAGATTACCGCTATTGTCCGAAAGATCCTGCCAGTTGCAAGGAACCGGCCGGTACGGCGGCGTCCTGGGTAAGCCGCACCTATTACGTTATACGCCATACCCTGGCGCCGGCTATTGCCGCGGACTCAAACGGCGGCTATCTGCTGTTTGCCGTCGGCGAAGCCAATTCCGCCGCGAATGTTCATGGCAGCCATGATCAATCCTGGCTGTCGCTCGGAGGCCGCATTCCCGGGCGCGTGGCTGCCTACAATTTGATCGATGGTCGTACTGGCATACTCGCTCGCGACGCAACGGGCCGTTTATGGGCCAATGTCCGGAATCCGGATCGGCATTGGCGTGGCTGGCGTGAATTGGTAGCTATACGTACAGTCGATTTGCCTCTTATGTCCCGCAGCGCACAGGGGCAGCCAGCGGCGCTGGCGATGGGCAACGACGGGATATACCACTACGCGGTTGAGGTGGATTCGGAACGGGGCGAGTCGTGGCATTGGACCAGCCTGCCCAGGCTTGCAGACGCTCTGCCGAATGCTGCCGCGGCGCTTGATGCCAATGGCAACCCGGCGGTTTTCGCCTCGGATCGCAACGGCGGCCTTTGGGTGAGCTCTCAACGGCTGCCCGGAGTCGACAGTTGGACAGACTGGCACCGCTTGGGCGATGTCTCTACGTCTGGGGGCCTGGCGGCGCAGCGTGATGTCAGGGGCCTGATCGAGCTTTATGTCAGGGACCGGATAACAGGCCATATGCTGCAGTTGATTCAATCGCAGCGTGGCGCTCCTGGCGAGGGCTGGGACGCGCCCCGGGATCTGGGTTTTTCCTATATCGGACAACCGGCCATAGGACTGAACGAAAAAGGCAAGGTGGCCATTGCCGCCCTGGGACACGACGGCGGACGGCTTTGGCTGTTCGAAGGAGGGGCTCGTGCCGTTGTGCTGGGAACGCATGTGGAGTCGTCTCCGGCGCTGCGTACGATCAACGGCACATTGTATGTGCTGGGCCGCAGCAATCAGGTCAGGCAAACATACTGGCTATGGACTCGCGGCAATGGCAATTGGCGTGCGCCTCAACTGCTTGCGGCGCCTCCCGCCAACGGCGGCGCATCGTTCACAGGAAACCCTGATCGGCTCCCGGATCATCCGTTCGCATCGCCCATTCTATCGGCTCAAGCCGGCATGAAATAA